The genomic DNA CTTATCTCAACACTTCCTTGGATTTTGGTTAAATTTATGGGAGTACCGTTTTATTTTGGCGGAACAAGTGTTCTTATAGTCGTTTCAGTAGCGCTTGACACGATGAGAAAAATAGAGGCTCAAATTTACATGAATAAATATCAAACATTAAGTGCGGTTGGACTTTAATATGGGGATATCTATTAAAAATGCAAAGGATCTAGAACAACTAAGAGCGGCAAATAAAATTGTCGCTAATACTCTTGATTATCTGCATAACTATATAAAGCCTGGAATTTCTTTGTTGGAAATTGATAAAATTTGCGAAGATATGATAAGAAGTGCCGGTGCAAAACCGGCTTTCAAAGGGCTTTACGGTTTTCCAAATGCAGCTTGCATAAGCGTAAATGAAGTGGTTATCCATGGTATTCCAAATGAATATAAACTAAAAGAGGGCGACATAGTAAGTGTGGATATCGGCTCAAATTTAAAAGGATATTTCGGCGATAGTGCTAGAACATATCCAGTCGGTAAAATCTCAGTTACTGATGAAGCTTTGATAGCTTGCAGTAAAGATGCTCTTTATTTTGCGATTGAGTATATAAAATCCGGAATGCATTTTAAAGAGATTTGCTATGAGCTTGAAAATTTTATATTAAATCGAGGATTTGTTCCATTAAAGGGTTTTTGCGGTCATGGTATAGGAAAACGCCCTCACGAAGAGCCAGAAATTCCAAATTATCTTGAGGGAAATAATCCAAAAAGCGGACCAAAGATCAGAAATGGAATGGTTTTTTGCATAGAGCCTATGATATGTCAAAAAGACGGTACACCAGTTATCGCAGATGATAAATGGACTGTGACGAGCAAAGATGGTCTTAGAACTAGCCATTATGAGCATTGTTTAGCGATAATAGACGGTAAAGCAGAGATTTTAAGTCAAATTTAAAGTTTTTAACTTTGTCTTTTTTGACTATGTTGTGTTGGTTTTTAAATTTAGTCAATCACTGATGTTAAGTTTGCATCACTCTAAATTTAAAAATCGCCTTGCTTGGTAAAAATACCTTATTTTAGGTATTTAATTAAATTTACTCAATACTTAAAGCGTGAGCAAAAGCGAACGGACTTTAGTATTTGGTTCTTTAGTACGAATTTATTCGTGTCATTTGAAAGAATATAAATTTCTAAAGCGTGAGCAAAAGCGAACGGACTTTAGTATTTGGTTCTTTAGTACGAATTTATTCGTACGCTAAAAGAACATCAAAATAGAAAGGAGAAAATATTGGCAAAAGATGATGTCATAGAGATCGATGGCAATGTAGTTGAAGCTCTACCAAATGCGACTTTTAAAGTCGAACTTGACAACAAGCATATAATACTTTGTCACATAGCCGGTAAGATGCGTATGCATTATATTAAGATTATGCCGGGGGATCGCGTTAAAGTTGAACTTACGCCTTATAGCCTTGATAAGGGCAGGATAACATATAGGTATAAGTAATATTAAAGCTAAATTTAGATAAAATCCAACTTTTTGCAACTAACTGTGTGAAGAAGTGTTTTCAAAATTAACCACTATTTTGAAAACAGTTGGTTTGAGATTTCGTCAAAACCTAAGTGCAGTTGAATAAAAGTGGTAATAAATTTTTAGGAGACTAAGATGAAAGTTCGTCCTTCTGTTAAGAAGATGTGTGACAAATGTAAAATTGTCAAACGCAAAGGCATAGTTCATGTTATTTGCGAGAATCCAAAACATAAACAAAGACAAGGATAAGGTATGGCTCGTATAGCAGGTGTTGATTTACCAAAGAAAAAAAGAGTTGAGTATGGCCTTACCTATATCTACGGTATAGGCTTATTTACTTCAAGAAAGATTCTTAATGCTGTTGGAATCTCTTATGATAAAAGAGTTTATGAGTTAAGCGAAGATGAAGCTGCTGCTATTCGTAAAGAGATCCAAGAACACTATATGGTTGAAGGTGATCTTAGAAAAAGCGTTGCAATGGATATCAAA from Campylobacter fetus subsp. fetus includes the following:
- the map gene encoding type I methionyl aminopeptidase, which produces MGISIKNAKDLEQLRAANKIVANTLDYLHNYIKPGISLLEIDKICEDMIRSAGAKPAFKGLYGFPNAACISVNEVVIHGIPNEYKLKEGDIVSVDIGSNLKGYFGDSARTYPVGKISVTDEALIACSKDALYFAIEYIKSGMHFKEICYELENFILNRGFVPLKGFCGHGIGKRPHEEPEIPNYLEGNNPKSGPKIRNGMVFCIEPMICQKDGTPVIADDKWTVTSKDGLRTSHYEHCLAIIDGKAEILSQI
- the infA gene encoding translation initiation factor IF-1, whose amino-acid sequence is MAKDDVIEIDGNVVEALPNATFKVELDNKHIILCHIAGKMRMHYIKIMPGDRVKVELTPYSLDKGRITYRYK
- the rpmJ gene encoding 50S ribosomal protein L36, yielding MKVRPSVKKMCDKCKIVKRKGIVHVICENPKHKQRQG
- the rpsM gene encoding 30S ribosomal protein S13 → MARIAGVDLPKKKRVEYGLTYIYGIGLFTSRKILNAVGISYDKRVYELSEDEAAAIRKEIQEHYMVEGDLRKSVAMDIKALMDLGSYRGLRHRKGLPVRGQKTKTNARTRKGRRKTVGAATK